One genomic region from Listeria monocytogenes encodes:
- a CDS encoding restriction endonuclease subunit S has translation MSKWISTSLGEVAKIITGPFGTQLHKSDYVDSGVAVIMPQNIGSRQVNYEKISYISEEFATTLRRYKVLKNDIVFARRGDVEKHAFITESEEGELCGTGCFLVRFTSEHVLPEFISLILSTPFVKKWLVLNAVGSNMPNLNTEILKNVPIKFPDLSTQQKILSTISSVEYKIRINTKINTNLLDMAKAIYMHSFFGKHENAKISDILLENSKSNIQVGEAREARGDYPFFTSGETIYEWDNYLVKDRNIYLNTGGNADVKFYIGKAAYSTDTWCISAKNDFTDYLYLFLDAIRPELNQKFFQGTGLKHLQKALVKDKEIYLPSKEILTEFNSIVKPMMEQVSFNTRNNQYLSDLRDWLLLVLMNELATIE, from the coding sequence ATGAGTAAATGGATTTCTACTTCTCTAGGTGAGGTAGCAAAAATAATCACTGGCCCATTCGGAACCCAACTTCACAAGTCAGATTATGTTGACTCTGGAGTTGCAGTTATAATGCCTCAAAATATAGGTTCTAGACAAGTTAATTATGAGAAGATTTCTTACATTTCTGAGGAGTTTGCAACGACTCTAAGGCGATACAAAGTATTAAAAAACGATATTGTTTTTGCTCGTCGAGGTGATGTTGAAAAACATGCATTTATCACAGAATCTGAGGAAGGTGAACTCTGCGGAACTGGATGTTTTCTCGTACGATTCACAAGCGAACATGTTTTACCAGAATTTATTTCTTTGATTTTAAGTACACCTTTCGTGAAAAAATGGCTAGTCTTAAATGCTGTCGGTTCAAATATGCCAAATTTGAATACTGAAATATTAAAAAATGTTCCTATTAAATTTCCAGATTTATCTACTCAACAAAAGATTTTATCAACTATTTCATCGGTTGAATATAAAATTAGAATCAATACAAAGATAAATACTAATTTATTAGACATGGCTAAGGCAATTTACATGCATTCTTTTTTTGGAAAACATGAGAATGCAAAGATTTCAGATATACTTCTGGAAAACAGTAAGTCCAACATCCAAGTTGGTGAAGCAAGAGAGGCTCGCGGCGATTATCCATTTTTTACAAGTGGTGAAACAATTTATGAATGGGATAATTATCTTGTCAAAGATAGAAATATTTATCTTAATACTGGTGGAAATGCCGATGTCAAATTCTATATTGGTAAAGCCGCATATTCCACTGATACATGGTGCATTTCAGCTAAAAATGATTTTACAGACTATCTCTATCTATTCCTTGATGCAATAAGACCTGAATTAAATCAGAAATTCTTTCAAGGTACCGGGTTAAAACACCTACAGAAAGCATTAGTTAAAGATAAAGAAATATACCTTCCTTCCAAAGAAATACTAACAGAATTTAACTCTATTGTGAAACCGATGATGGAACAGGTATCCTTCAATACTCGTAATAACCAATACTTATCTGACCTACGTGATTGGCTATTACTTGTCTTGATGAACGAACTAGCAACAATAGAATAG